Proteins encoded by one window of Desulfobacterales bacterium:
- a CDS encoding DUF4160 domain-containing protein, which translates to MPTIFRVGFYRFFFYSGDRDEPIHVHAERDDKIAKFWLEPLRLDSSGGFNRLDLSKIFKIIEENRDKILEAWNEYFGI; encoded by the coding sequence ATGCCTACAATATTCAGAGTCGGATTTTATCGTTTTTTCTTCTATTCCGGTGACCGTGATGAGCCGATTCATGTTCATGCCGAGCGAGATGATAAAATCGCAAAGTTTTGGCTTGAACCATTAAGGTTGGACAGTAGCGGCGGGTTTAACAGATTGGATTTATCCAAAATTTTCAAGATCATTGAAGAAAATCGGGATAAAATACTGGAGGCATGGAATGAGTACTTTGGCATTTGA
- a CDS encoding helix-turn-helix transcriptional regulator — translation MSTPTEYQTIEHCGHPAFVLVPWEDWCRIKPFLEAEKARSSGIPQEVVEAHVLRNEPIIKAWREYLCITQKELAGRMGMSQAAVVKFERPNARLRTATVKKIALALGLNAEQLCPDGRAGESKE, via the coding sequence ATGAGCACACCTACTGAATATCAAACCATCGAACATTGCGGACATCCTGCTTTTGTTCTGGTCCCTTGGGAGGATTGGTGCCGTATCAAGCCCTTTCTGGAAGCTGAAAAGGCTAGATCCAGTGGAATTCCTCAGGAAGTTGTTGAAGCTCATGTTCTGAGGAATGAGCCGATTATCAAGGCATGGCGGGAGTATCTCTGCATTACTCAAAAAGAGTTAGCTGGCAGAATGGGAATGTCTCAGGCTGCGGTCGTCAAATTCGAGCGTCCCAATGCCCGGCTCCGTACAGCTACTGTTAAAAAAATTGCCTTAGCCTTGGGACTCAACGCGGAACAACTATGCCCTGACGGGCGTGCCGGGGAGAGTAAGGAGTAG
- a CDS encoding UPF0175 family protein, whose amino-acid sequence MRTIEIQYPESIPAVLNLSPETFEQEARFCLAVKLYEMGRLTSGQAAQLAGVSRAAFLLGCQRYGAASVEWDQAEIDAEFADMNI is encoded by the coding sequence ATGAGGACAATAGAAATACAGTATCCTGAATCTATACCTGCCGTGCTGAATCTTAGCCCCGAAACATTTGAACAGGAGGCCCGGTTTTGTTTGGCTGTGAAATTGTACGAAATGGGGCGGCTGACTTCCGGGCAGGCTGCACAGTTGGCAGGTGTGTCACGTGCGGCATTTTTACTTGGTTGCCAGCGATATGGCGCAGCCAGCGTGGAATGGGATCAGGCCGAGATCGATGCTGAATTTGCGGATATGAATATATGA
- a CDS encoding DUF2442 domain-containing protein, giving the protein MSTLAFEIKIPVAESVLVTEDTLSVNLSDGRTISVPTSWYPRLLHATPEERKNWRLIGRGHGIHWEDIDEDISIEGLLAGKQSGESQSSLKKWLELRRLG; this is encoded by the coding sequence ATGAGTACTTTGGCATTTGAAATTAAAATTCCGGTCGCAGAAAGCGTATTAGTAACAGAGGATACCTTGAGTGTTAATCTTAGTGACGGCAGAACAATTTCAGTCCCTACTTCATGGTATCCCCGTTTATTGCATGCTACACCGGAAGAAAGGAAGAATTGGAGGCTGATTGGCAGAGGGCACGGTATCCATTGGGAAGATATAGACGAGGATATCAGCATAGAGGGCCTGCTGGCCGGAAAACAATCCGGGGAAAGTCAGTCGTCATTAAAAAAATGGCTTGAGCTGCGTAGGTTGGGTTGA